A segment of the Chryseobacterium scophthalmum genome:
GTTTAAAGAACGTTTGTGATACCCTCTTTCCGTTTTGTAATAATCAAAATAATCCTTTACAAACTGAGGTTCATCACCATTCAATTTTTCAGGTAAATGGGTTGTCGGATATTCAGGCTTTCCGTTTTCAGCATCAACCCAACGTTGCAGACTCATTGTTTCAAAAGCTTTCGTGCGTTCTTCAGGTGTCATTTTATCGTAATATCCTTTGGCGCTCACTCTTGAAATATCATAAGCACTCGTGGTTGCCACTGCTTTTACACGTTTGTCGGCAATGGTCGCATTCAACGCAAAAGTGGCAAAGCCACAGATTCCGATGATCCCGATTTTGTTTCGGTCTATATTTTTCTGAAGTCCAAGAAAATCAACTGCCGCACTGAAATCTTCGGTATTGATATCGGGTGAAGCAATATCTCTCGGCTCACCTCCACTTTCGCCGGTATAAGAAGGGTCAAAAGCGATAACGGCAAAACCTCTTTCCGCCATTTGGTTGGCATATAAACCTGAAGACTGTTCTTTTACCGCACCAAACGGTCCAATGATTGCCAACGCTGCCAATTTTTCGTTCCTAGAGTTTTTGGGAATGTATAAATCTCCTGAAAGAGTGATTCCGTAACGGTTTTTGAAAGTAACCGATTTTCGGATTACTTTATCACTGAGTTGAAAAGTATAATGTCCTTTTTGTTCTGTTGCATTCATTTTTCTTTGATTTGATTTTTTATTCTGTGCGAATGCCTGTCCGATGAAAAGAAAGGACAAAGCCAACACTGTTGTTGCTATTTTCATATCTGAATTTTGTTTAAAAATTACTGATACAAAATTAGAAACAGCGGAGTGCTAACAGTTAATGATAATCAAACCAAAAATTAAGAAATTCAAACCTCGGTCAGACGAAATGCTTTCGGATTGGTGCCTGTTTGTTTTTTAAAAAAATTATTAAAATACGTCGGATAATCGAATCCGAGAGCGAAAGCTATTTCTGAAATATTCCAATCGGTGTGTTGCAGCAATGCTTTTGCTTCTGTGAGAATACGTTCTGTGATATGAGCCGTTGTAGATTTCCCGGTAATCTCTTTTACAGCACGATTGAGATAATTAACATGAACATTCAGATTTTTCGCAAAATCCTGAGCTGATTTCAATTGCAGAGATTGGTCTGTTGTTTCGATAGGAAATTGTCTTTCCAACAGTTCTAGAAAAACTGATGACAATCGTGATGCCGCATTTTTATTCTGTTCGAAATCCTCTGCAGGTTCCAGCTTCAGAGATTCGTGAATGATAAGACTTATGTAGTTGCGTATCAGCTCATCCTTATAAACATAATCGCTTTCCTGTTCTGCAATCATCTTTTGGAAAATAGTATTAAGAAATTGTCTTTGCTCTTCGGTAATTTTCAGAACAGGAGTTCCACCGATTTTAAAGAAAGATGACTGCTGTAAACTTTCAGAGCGTTCAGAATTCTTAAAAAATTCCTCGGAAAAAAGAATAGTATATCCTTTATAAGTTGTTGAAATGGTTTCCCAAGAATACGGAATATGCGGGTTTCCGAAAAAAAGCACCGTTCCCTCCTGTTCGAAACTTTTATCAGAATAATGAATCTTACTTTTCCCGGTTGTAAGGCAGATTTTATAGAATTCTTTCCTGCTATACATACGGGTTTCCTTACCATCTTGTTCAATCTGAAACGCACGGAAACCTTTTAGTTTTAACTCAGTATTGAATTCTGAAATAACTCTTTTTACCTTTTCTTTCATTTTTCAAAGTTAAGAAAATCAAACTACACATGTAAGTATTAAAAATGTAATTTACTATAGCCTAATGTTTCGTAAACTTCAGCAAAGGAATAAAAGACAATCGAAGCTAACTAAAGACCAATAAGGTCAATCTCCATTTTTTTAAATGCTTAAAATTATATTGCAAGTAGTTTAAAGTGTATGAAAATTACATGTTAAAAATGAGCTTTGTAAGTCTTTTTTTATTTGGCTCAAACGAATTAAATCATCGACAAAAGAGTTTGAAGATACGTTCGTCAAGGTCACTTGACAGAAATCTTTAATTTCTTAATTCCACTTATATATCTTACATTCAAAATCCTTTATAAAAGGATTTATTTTAATTTCGAGTTTTTCTTCGTTTTCTTTTAGAAATATTTCCTCTGATCCTTTTAAACTTTTTAAAGGAAAAAAAATCAAATCCATCAAGAAGCCACTAACTAGTGCTGAATTATATAGGCTTGAAAACAAAGTATTCACTACAGAACGCCTTAATATAACACGAGATATCTTTATTTTTCAATGCTATACTGGTTTAGCATACGTTGATGTTTATCAATTGAAGCGTTCTGATATAAAAGATGGTATTGATGGTACTCAATGGATTATGTCTTCTCAGCAGAAATCAAAATAGCAAACAGATATTCCACTTCTCCCAAAAGCAATTGAAATTTTTGAAAAATATAAAAGTCATCCAATCTGTATAGAGCGTTCATCCGTTCTGCCTGTAAAATATAATCAAAAAATGAATAGCTACCTTAAAGAAATAGCTTCCCTTTGTTTAATTGATGATGACTTGACAACCCATAAAGCGAGAAGGACATTTGCGAATACTGTAACACTAAAAAATGGTGTGCCTATTCATATTGTTAAGGAAATGATGGGGCATCAATCGGTTAAACAAACTGAAGAATATGCGATTACTGAACAAGAGTCTATTGGTAAAGAAATGTCTCAGCTCAAAGAAATGCTAAAAAAAACTACACAAGACAAAACAAACAGCAACAATCTGGAATATCTTGAATCATTAGAGAAGCAGATTCAAAAAATTACAAAAAAAAAGTAAGGGTAGCAAAAAAAAACAGTGATGAAAAAATAGATAAAATATCAAAGGAACTAATGCTATTAAGAAAATTATTACGTGATGCTAAAGTATAATTTTTACAGTTGCTTAAAAGTTAATTCAACTATAATCTAATGAAACCTTATTATCTCTAGTCAAATAAAGATGCCTATAGGATGAAAGTGTCATTTTACACCAAATAACAAGTTTAAGATTTTCATAAGGTTTGAAATTTATAGAAATTTGATTAGTAAAATATAGAAGTGAATCTTTCACTCATTCAGAAGTTCATCTATTTCTTCATAGAAAAACTCTTTACTGTAATCTGCTACTCCATCATGTCTCATTCTTATTTTTCCTTTCTTGTCCAAAACTACAGTTGTAGGTAATGAGCCACTAAAATATTTATTAGGAATATTCCCATTTGGTATTAAAAAAGGTACAGTAAATTTTTCTTTCTTAAAATAGTTATTTGCGACTTTCAAGTCTTCATCCATATTAATTGTGATAAAAATGAGTTTATCATTTAATTTGTATTTATCGTAAAATTCCTGAATTGATGGAAATTCTGCTCTGCAAGGTGGACACCAAGAAGCCCAGAAATTAATAAATACAACTTTACCTTTCAGTTGTGAAACATCAATGATTTTACCATTTTCATCTTTTACACTAAAACTTTCAGAGCTAGATGTAGTCTTTACTAATTCGGGTTTTTCATTTCTTTTTTTCTCAATTTTTGAGTTTAATAAACCTGTAGAAATGATTTGTCGTACAAACCAAGCTTTCGCATCCGGACTGAACAGTAGGAGAAAAAAAATTCCTACTAAAATTGCAGTGCTCCAGTTTTTTTTGAGCCACCTTTTGAATTTTTCCTTTGTTATCATATGTTTCTTAATGAATTATAGTCTTCTTCTAACATTCAAAAATTTGTTTTTATAATTATTAATCACCATTTACAGAAGTATTTTCCCTAACTTTACTGTGATCACAAATTACTAATCTTAAAATTTATTTTATATGAAAAAAATCATTTTTCTTAAATGTACGATGATGTTCGGCGCAGCGATTATTTATGTAACGAGTCAAAAAGTATATGCTTGCACTCGAGTTGTCTACAAAGGTCCAGACAATACAGTAATTACAGCTCGATCAATGGATTGGAAAGATGAAATTGATGCTAATATCTGGATATTCCCCAGAGGATTAGCAAGGAATGGGAATGTAGGTGACAATTCTGTTAAATGGACTTCAAAGTATGGTAGTGTCATAACGAGTGCGTGGGATATAGCGACAACTGACGGTATCAATGAAAAAGGATTGGTTGCTAACGTTTTATGGCTAGTTGAAAGCCAATATCCTAAATTTAACCCAAAAGGTTCAAAACCTGGTATTACCATTGCTGCATGGGCACAATATGTACTTGATAACTATGCTACTGTGAAAGAAGCTGTCAATGCCTTAGAAAGGGAAAAATTCATAATTGTTTCCGATTATGTTCCTGGTACAGAAAAATTTACCACCTTGCATCTTTCCATTTCAGACAGTACTGGTGATAGTGCTATATTTGAATATATAAATGGAAAACTAAAAATTCATCATGATCCTTCATATACCGTGATGACTAACTCGCCAATATTTGATCAACAATTAGCGATAAACCAATATTGGAATGGTATTCCCGGAACTATCATGTTGCCGGGCACTAACAGAGCTGCAGACCGATATGTTAGGGCTTCGTATTACATCAATGCAATACCGCAAACCAGTGATCTCCGAACCTCTATTGCCAGCGTATTCAGTGTTATAAGAAATTGTTCTGTTCCATTTGGAATTTCTTCAGAAGCAGAACCGAATATATCCTCCACACGGTGGAGATCAGTAGCAGATCAAAAAAATTTAGTCTACTATTTTGAAACTGTTAAAACACCAAATACATTTTGGGTAGATTTAAAAAAAATAAACTTTGATAAAAATTCGGATTCAAAAAAGTTGATGCTAACCAAAAATGAAACATATGCAGGAGAAACTTCTACACATTTTATAACAGCTAAACCATTTACTTTTATTGGTATCTAAATAATAACATATCTTAAAATAAGAAATTGCCGGTTCACTTTAGATCCGGCTTTTTGCTGATAAAATTTTAGTGAAAAGTATAGTACGGGAGTAGATAAATTGGATTATACTTAAAAAAAATACTAAATAAAGAGATACCTGTAGGTTATGTGCATTAAATAAGATCAATCTGGGAAACTCTGCAAGACAAATTTTATTATTTAAAAAATCGATGTAAGTGTAAAGAATGTACTTACAGATGAACTTTTTTTGTAATGGATCAGATAAAAAATGTAAATTTAAAAATCATTCAATCGTTTTTGCATTGATCAATCATGTATTCAATTCTTGAAAAACTTATCCGGAGTAAAAATGATATCTCTTTAAAAAAACTTGAGACTATAAAATCATTCTTTACAACGATAACAACCAATAGAAACCAAATACTTCTCCAATATGATCAGGTATGCAAAGATTATTACTTTATCAACAAAGGATGTATTCGATTGTTCACAACAACAAAGGATGGTATAGACCATTCAAGATATTTTGCTTTTGAAGGAAATTTCGCCACTGCCTTACCCAGTTTTATTGACCAAAAGCCTGCACATGAATATCTGCAAACAATTGAAAAATCAGACTTGCTTTGTATTTCAAGGAAGGACTTTTATTATCTGGTTGAAACGATACCTGAGTTTTCAAAGGTTTATACTGAAATTTTAGAACAGGGATTTATCATGGCACAAAAGAGGATTTATGGGTTTCAGGGTCTCGATGCTATCGATAAAGTAAAATGGCTCATTGAATATCAACCACAACTTTTACTTAGAGTATCCAATAGGATGGTCGCTTCTTATCTCGGAATGTCACCTTCAACCTTGAGCAGAATAAAATCAAAACTATAAAAACGTTGACATAGGACAACGTTTTTGGTTTTTTGCGTGTTTAACTTTGCAAAAAGGAAGCTATGAAAAAACAATTGCTGCATTCGGTAAAACAAGACTGAAAAAACGGCAGTACAAATCAATCATTGAAGTAAAGATCACAACATCGAAATAATTTTAAAAAAATATCAAGAAATATGAAACCAATCATCTTAACTATCCTTTTTACACTTCTATCTGTAGGGATTTCCGCACAAAAAAATAATTTTCAGTTATCAACTCATATCTTAGATGTTTCAAAGGGCATTCCCGCTACAGCAGTTAAAATAAAATTAGAAAAATATAATGAGCAATCGAAAACATGGAGTTTTGTAGGTGAGAAAAATACAGATTCAAACGGAAGAATCTCAGATTTCTTACCAGCAGAAAATGAAAATCTAGGCATCTATAAACTGATCTATTACACCAGAGATTATTTCAAGAAAAACAATATAGAAAGTTTTTATCCATTTATTGAGGTAGTGTTCGAAATTAGTGATAAAAATCATTACCATGTTCCAATAACACTTTCTGCTTATGGTTACTCTACGTATCGAGGTAGTTGATTATTGAATCATCAAAAAGTTATGATATACATCAATCTGAAATTTAAAAATGATAATAAAATATTAAAAGACAAAGAAATTCATTTGCATTACCCATAACTTTGGGTTATGGATTTTACTATTATTGAATATCAATAATATCAACTCAGGTTATAAAATTTAAATTATCAGCAAAAGTTCTTCACCGTTAAGGTTGTAGAAGATTTTGGCCGGTTTCTTGCCATCTTCATATTTAACAAAACATTGTAGTTAAAATCAAATTCTATGAAGATCTTTCTTACAGGTGCGACCGGCTATATTGGTAAAAGGCTTCTTATCCAACTTCTATCTACAGGACATCATGTTATTTGCTCAGTAAGGGATAGAAGAAGATTTGACACTACTCTTTATGCGAGTCATCAGCACAATCTCACAATTGTTGAACAGGATTTTACTGATGAAAGCACATTAAATGTAATTGATAAGGATATTGATATAGCATATTATCTCATTCACTCCATGTCTGCAAATGATGACTTCAGTAAGTCTGAAAAAATTTCAGCTCAAAACTTTTCAAAAATTATTTCACAAACCCGTTGCAGACAAGTAATCTATCTAACTAGAATTGTTAACTCTGTAGAACTATCTAAACATCTGCAATCCAGAAAAGATGTGGAAAAAGCTCTTATATCACCCAACTACAATCTAACAGTCCTTAGAGCAGGTATAATCATTGGCTCGGGTTCTGCATCATTTGAAATCATTAGGGATCTTGTAGAGAAGTTACCTATTATGGTAGCACCTAAATGGTTGAAAACACTCTGCCAGCCGATAGCTGTCCGTAATGTCATTGAGTTTTTGACGGGAGTGATTGATAAAGAATTCACTTTCAATCGTCATTTTGATATCGCAGGTCCTGATATTGTGTCATACAAAGAAATGCTTTTAATATTTGCAGATGAAAGAAATTTAAAGAGAACGATTATATCTGTTCCGGTTCTAAGTCCTAAAATATCTTCCTACTGGCTGTATTTTATCACTTCTACTAGCTACGCTCTTGCAAAGAATCTGGTAGAAAGTATGAAAATCAATGTGGTTGCAGAAGAGAATGATCTTGCGAATAAGCTAAATATAAGGCATCTTACATACCGCGAAAGTCTAAAGCTCAGTTTTGATAAAATAGAACAAAATGATGTACTTTCAACATGGTACGATTCATTTGGCAATTATAGATATTCAAAAAATGTCTGGTCATTCTTAGAAGTACCTAATAAAGGAGTATTCAAAGACAGAAGAGAGAGGAATATTGTCAACGAGCAACATACGCTCCAGAAGATTTTTGGTATTGGTGGAAAAAATGGATGGTATTATGCCGATTATTTGTGGAATATCAGAGGATGGATTGATAAGCTATTTGGAGGTGTGGGTCTAAAAAGAGGAAGAAAAAATAAGGAAATGATTTCCGCAGGTGATTCTTTGGATTTTTGGAGAGTGTTGTATGCGATTAGAGATGAGAAAAGACTATTGTTATTTGCCGAAATGAAATTACCCGGAGAAGCATGGCTTGACTTCCAGATTAAGGACGGCAAACTTATACAAGAAGCAACATTTCGTCCGGGAGGACTTCTCGGAAGATTGTACTGGTATGCAGTACTACCCTTTCATGGATATATTTTTAATGGAATGATTAAAAAGATAGTTTATGATTAAAAATAAAATTTTCGCATCATTCATGATGACATTATTCCCTATTTCTTTGATACTGGCATTTTCAGTTATCAGACGTGATTGTGGACTTGCATATTCCATAGCTTTAGTTACTTCAGTGCTTTTATGGTTTATATTACATTCCCTAATCATATTTATTATATATTTTCTCCACCGTAAGAGATAATCCCCCTATATATCAATAGTAAAAATTTGGAATAATCATTATGATAAATTAGTATTGATAAACTAAAATAGCTTTTCTCATGAATTCTTCATTTCTTGATGATGTTTTTAAACTATCAATTACTAAAATCCAATTCATTACAAATACTATTTTGGAGAGCTGTAGCGTTGTCAGCTCAATTTCCTTACCGTTCTGGATACTTATCGTAATAGTTAATTGTCTAGTCATATTTCTTCTAATCCTGACCATATTGTCCCAGTAGATTGAATGACAAGTAATGTATAATTTGAAAAAAGTTTTTTTATTGCATATTCAGCATGAGAATGGATTTGCTCTGCATTATCAATATCAACGATATAATGATAATAAGATCTTGGCAGTACATAGAACTTTTCTGCTATGATATTTTTATTACTTTGTAAAATAAATGTCAGATAAAGCCTTGTTAAATTTTTTGTAATCTTCCGAACTTGCATACTTTAATTCTACAAGTATAATACAAGTAGCCATAGTTATTATTTAGTATTCATAATATAAGAAAAAATTTGTATTGTTATAAGTGCATAATTCCTAGCGATTGTGAAATGTCGTACAACTTTATGACTCAGCTATTTCAAATAATTTCCGTGTTCTACCAAGAGAACACAAAAGGCTAAAATTCGACAACTATAATTTACCCTTCGATCTTCAACTTTTTAAAGTTTATCTATAACTTTTCTCCAAGGAAAATAAAATATCGGTTTTAGGAAAATTTTGTCATTCAAAATATATTACCATTACTATAAAAGAAAAAAGAGGTCTTTCAATGACAACTTAAAGAAATACTACCAGAGAAGACTACTTTCAGCCATAACATAAAAACAAAGTTATGCAGGGAGAAGATGATTTGAGAGGATTGGCTAAAATCATGGGATTTATGAGAGCAGTTAGTATTATACTGGTCTTAACACATTTTTATTGGTTTTGTTATGCCTTCTTTCTCGAACAAGGATGGGGTGTTGAAATTATCAATAAAATACTTTCAAATTTTCAAAAAACGGCAGGATTGTTTTCTCATCCTTTTTATACAAAAGCTTTTGCTATCATTCTTCTTGCATTAAGTTGTTTGGGAACTAAAGGTGTCAAAAACGAAAAAATTACCTGGAAAAAGATCAATCTATTTTTAGCAATTGGGATAGTATTTTTCTTCTTTAATGGTTTACTACAAGATTTACAATTCAAATATTCTATTTACTGCTACATTTTAACCACCTCATGTGGTTACATAAGTTTGATGATATCCGGAGTCTGGATCAGCCGTCTTTTAAAAACGAATCTGATGGAAGATGTTTTCAATAATGAAAATGAGAGTTTCCAACAGGAGACCAAGCTGATGCAAAATGAATACTCTGTTAATCTTCCAACTAAATTTTATTATAAAGGTCAATGGAATAATGGATGGATTAATGTTGTAAACCCATTTCGGGCTACGATTGTTTTAGGTACACCCGGCTCAGGTAAGTCATATGCCATTATCAATAATTACATCAAGCAGCATATCGAAAAAGGTTTTTCAATGTACATCTATGACTTTAAGTTTGATGACCTTTCCACTATTGCTTATAACCATCTTTTGAAACACAAAGATAAATACAAAATAGAGCCAAAATTTTATGTTATCAATTTTGACGACCCTAGCAAAAGCCATCGATGTAATCCTTTGAACCCTGATTTCATGACAGATATTTCTGATGCTTATGAGGCAGCGTATACGATCATGCTTAATCTGAACAGAAGCTGGATTCAAAAACAAGGTGATTTTTTCGTTGAGAGTCCCATCATATTATTGGCGGCTATTATCTGGTTTTTAAAGATTTATGAAAATGGAAAATATTGCACCTTTCCTCATGCGATTGAGCTATTGAATAAGAAATATGCTGATGTATTCACCATTTTAACTACTTATCCTGATTTAGAAAACTATCTATCTCCTTTTATGGATGCGTGGCAAGGTGGTGCACAGGATCAGCTCCAAGGACAGATTGCATCCGCCAAAATTCCTTTATCGCGAATGATTTCTCCACAACTGTATTGGGTCATGACAGGTGATGATTTCACATTAGATATTAATAATCCAAAAAAGCCCAAAATTCTTTGTGTTGGAAACAATCCGGACAGACAAAATATTTATTCTGCTGCATTAGGTTTGTATAACTCCAGAATTGTAAAACTCATCAATAAAAAAGGGCAGTTAAAAAGTTCAGTTATTATTGATGAGTTACCAACCATCTACTTCAGAGGATTAGATAATCTTATTGCCACAGCAAGAAGTAATAAAGTAGCTGTTTGTTTAGGATTTCAGGATTATTCGCAGCTCATTCGTGATTATGGAGATAAAGAAAGCAAGGTAATTCAAAACACAGTCGGAAACATATTCAGCGGTCAGGTTGTAGGAGAAACCGCAAAAAATCTATCCGAGAGATTTGGGAAAGTCCTTCAAAAACGTCAAAGTTTAAGTATTAACAGAAACGATACCTCCACTTCTATATCCACCCAGTTAGACAGTTTAATTCCAGCTTCGAAGATCTCGACGTTAACCCAAGGTATGTTTGTAGGAGCAGTGTCAGATAATTTTGATGAACGAATAGAACAAAAAATCTTTCATTCGGAAATCGTTGTAGATAATGAAAAGGTTATGTCAGAAACAAAATCATATCAGAAAATACCACAGATTATGAAATTTGAAAATGAATTTGGAGAAGATACGATGAAAGAAGAAATTCATTCTAATTACCAGAAAATCAAAACAGACATTTTATCTATTGTAAAAAATGAACTGGAGCGAATTGAAAATGATCCGGACCTAAAACATCTTATACAAAAAGATTAAAAAATAAAGTTTAAAAAAAGAAGGATTTAACTTTTGCGTATTTGCCTATTGCAAATTCACCAATTAATTTCCTTTAGTCAAATATTATTTATACTATTGGATATTATTTATTTCTAATGTATTTTATGAATTTAGCACACAATATAAAAGCATTAAGAGAAACAAAAGGACTTTGCAAAAACAAATCGCTACAGAAGAAGATTTGGAGATTTCTCATTACAATAAAATTGAAAACGGACAACGTGAAGCTGTAAAGAATAAATTTAATGATTGATTTTATAGTATTTGGCAAATATAAAATATTTTGAGTCAGCAAAAAAGCCAGCAATCTTTTGCTGGCTTAAACTTATTATTTGATTTTTTTTTACTTTTTAATAAAGTTTTGTCGAATAATTTCTCCGTTTTTAGTTTTGGCGGATAAAATGTAAACTCCTATATTAAGTGATGAAACATCAATTGTTTGAGTTCCTTTAACTTCAAATAATTTCTTGCCAGATAGATCAAATATTT
Coding sequences within it:
- a CDS encoding SDR family oxidoreductase; translation: MKIFLTGATGYIGKRLLIQLLSTGHHVICSVRDRRRFDTTLYASHQHNLTIVEQDFTDESTLNVIDKDIDIAYYLIHSMSANDDFSKSEKISAQNFSKIISQTRCRQVIYLTRIVNSVELSKHLQSRKDVEKALISPNYNLTVLRAGIIIGSGSASFEIIRDLVEKLPIMVAPKWLKTLCQPIAVRNVIEFLTGVIDKEFTFNRHFDIAGPDIVSYKEMLLIFADERNLKRTIISVPVLSPKISSYWLYFITSTSYALAKNLVESMKINVVAEENDLANKLNIRHLTYRESLKLSFDKIEQNDVLSTWYDSFGNYRYSKNVWSFLEVPNKGVFKDRRERNIVNEQHTLQKIFGIGGKNGWYYADYLWNIRGWIDKLFGGVGLKRGRKNKEMISAGDSLDFWRVLYAIRDEKRLLLFAEMKLPGEAWLDFQIKDGKLIQEATFRPGGLLGRLYWYAVLPFHGYIFNGMIKKIVYD
- a CDS encoding alpha/beta hydrolase, translating into MKIATTVLALSFLFIGQAFAQNKKSNQRKMNATEQKGHYTFQLSDKVIRKSVTFKNRYGITLSGDLYIPKNSRNEKLAALAIIGPFGAVKEQSSGLYANQMAERGFAVIAFDPSYTGESGGEPRDIASPDINTEDFSAAVDFLGLQKNIDRNKIGIIGICGFATFALNATIADKRVKAVATTSAYDISRVSAKGYYDKMTPEERTKAFETMSLQRWVDAENGKPEYPTTHLPEKLNGDEPQFVKDYFDYYKTERGYHKRSLNSNKGWTKTNSMSFANSVMLSYIKEISPRPMLLIAGENAHSKYMSEDIYKMAAEPKELMIIPNAVHVDLYDKVDVIPFEKLDHFFRTNLK
- a CDS encoding TlpA family protein disulfide reductase, with product MITKEKFKRWLKKNWSTAILVGIFFLLLFSPDAKAWFVRQIISTGLLNSKIEKKRNEKPELVKTTSSSESFSVKDENGKIIDVSQLKGKVVFINFWASWCPPCRAEFPSIQEFYDKYKLNDKLIFITINMDEDLKVANNYFKKEKFTVPFLIPNGNIPNKYFSGSLPTTVVLDKKGKIRMRHDGVADYSKEFFYEEIDELLNE
- a CDS encoding linear amide C-N hydrolase; amino-acid sequence: MMFGAAIIYVTSQKVYACTRVVYKGPDNTVITARSMDWKDEIDANIWIFPRGLARNGNVGDNSVKWTSKYGSVITSAWDIATTDGINEKGLVANVLWLVESQYPKFNPKGSKPGITIAAWAQYVLDNYATVKEAVNALEREKFIIVSDYVPGTEKFTTLHLSISDSTGDSAIFEYINGKLKIHHDPSYTVMTNSPIFDQQLAINQYWNGIPGTIMLPGTNRAADRYVRASYYINAIPQTSDLRTSIASVFSVIRNCSVPFGISSEAEPNISSTRWRSVADQKNLVYYFETVKTPNTFWVDLKKINFDKNSDSKKLMLTKNETYAGETSTHFITAKPFTFIGI
- the uraH gene encoding hydroxyisourate hydrolase yields the protein MKPIILTILFTLLSVGISAQKNNFQLSTHILDVSKGIPATAVKIKLEKYNEQSKTWSFVGEKNTDSNGRISDFLPAENENLGIYKLIYYTRDYFKKNNIESFYPFIEVVFEISDKNHYHVPITLSAYGYSTYRGS
- the mobC gene encoding conjugal transfer protein MobC, which encodes MQGEDDLRGLAKIMGFMRAVSIILVLTHFYWFCYAFFLEQGWGVEIINKILSNFQKTAGLFSHPFYTKAFAIILLALSCLGTKGVKNEKITWKKINLFLAIGIVFFFFNGLLQDLQFKYSIYCYILTTSCGYISLMISGVWISRLLKTNLMEDVFNNENESFQQETKLMQNEYSVNLPTKFYYKGQWNNGWINVVNPFRATIVLGTPGSGKSYAIINNYIKQHIEKGFSMYIYDFKFDDLSTIAYNHLLKHKDKYKIEPKFYVINFDDPSKSHRCNPLNPDFMTDISDAYEAAYTIMLNLNRSWIQKQGDFFVESPIILLAAIIWFLKIYENGKYCTFPHAIELLNKKYADVFTILTTYPDLENYLSPFMDAWQGGAQDQLQGQIASAKIPLSRMISPQLYWVMTGDDFTLDINNPKKPKILCVGNNPDRQNIYSAALGLYNSRIVKLINKKGQLKSSVIIDELPTIYFRGLDNLIATARSNKVAVCLGFQDYSQLIRDYGDKESKVIQNTVGNIFSGQVVGETAKNLSERFGKVLQKRQSLSINRNDTSTSISTQLDSLIPASKISTLTQGMFVGAVSDNFDERIEQKIFHSEIVVDNEKVMSETKSYQKIPQIMKFENEFGEDTMKEEIHSNYQKIKTDILSIVKNELERIENDPDLKHLIQKD
- a CDS encoding helix-turn-helix domain-containing protein — translated: MKEKVKRVISEFNTELKLKGFRAFQIEQDGKETRMYSRKEFYKICLTTGKSKIHYSDKSFEQEGTVLFFGNPHIPYSWETISTTYKGYTILFSEEFFKNSERSESLQQSSFFKIGGTPVLKITEEQRQFLNTIFQKMIAEQESDYVYKDELIRNYISLIIHESLKLEPAEDFEQNKNAASRLSSVFLELLERQFPIETTDQSLQLKSAQDFAKNLNVHVNYLNRAVKEITGKSTTAHITERILTEAKALLQHTDWNISEIAFALGFDYPTYFNNFFKKQTGTNPKAFRLTEV
- a CDS encoding Crp/Fnr family transcriptional regulator, translating into MYSILEKLIRSKNDISLKKLETIKSFFTTITTNRNQILLQYDQVCKDYYFINKGCIRLFTTTKDGIDHSRYFAFEGNFATALPSFIDQKPAHEYLQTIEKSDLLCISRKDFYYLVETIPEFSKVYTEILEQGFIMAQKRIYGFQGLDAIDKVKWLIEYQPQLLLRVSNRMVASYLGMSPSTLSRIKSKL